One Bacillus amyloliquefaciens DSM 7 = ATCC 23350 DNA window includes the following coding sequences:
- the opuAA gene encoding glycine/proline betaine ABC transporter ATP-binding protein OpuAA has product MNSDEKPIKIKVENVSKVFGKQTKKAIQMLSSGKNKKEILKATGSTVGVNQANFDVYDGEIFVIMGLSGSGKSTLVRLLNRLIEPTAGNIYIDGDMITNMSKDQLREVRRKKISMVFQKFALFPHRTILENTEYGLELQGVDKKEREKKALDSLKLVGLEGFEHQFPDQLSGGMQQRVGLARALTNDPDILLMDEAFSALDPLIRKDMQDELLDLHDSVGKTIIFITHDLDEALRIGDRIVLMKDGNIVQIGTPEEILMSPSNEYVEKFVEDVDLSKVLTAGHIMKRAETVRIDKGPRVALQLMKNLGISSIYAVDKQKKLLGVIHAADAKKAVESDLSLQDILNTEFTTVHESTYLTEIFDVVSDANIPIAVTDDKGRMKGIVVKGALIGALSGNNDYINVEDSAEQAQDSSVQGVK; this is encoded by the coding sequence ATGAATTCGGATGAGAAACCAATTAAGATAAAAGTCGAAAATGTATCTAAGGTTTTCGGAAAACAGACAAAAAAAGCCATTCAGATGCTGTCCAGCGGAAAAAACAAAAAAGAGATCCTGAAAGCGACCGGATCAACCGTTGGTGTCAATCAAGCAAACTTTGATGTATATGATGGGGAGATATTTGTCATCATGGGTCTATCGGGGAGCGGTAAATCAACTTTAGTGCGGCTGTTAAACCGGCTTATTGAACCGACTGCCGGGAATATCTATATTGATGGTGACATGATAACAAATATGTCAAAAGACCAGCTCCGGGAAGTGCGCCGGAAAAAAATCAGCATGGTCTTTCAAAAATTTGCACTGTTTCCGCACAGAACGATTCTTGAAAATACGGAATACGGATTGGAACTCCAAGGCGTTGACAAAAAAGAGCGTGAGAAAAAAGCGCTTGATTCGCTTAAACTTGTCGGTCTTGAAGGCTTTGAACATCAATTCCCTGATCAGCTCAGTGGAGGAATGCAGCAACGTGTCGGCCTTGCCCGCGCATTGACGAATGATCCTGACATTCTTCTGATGGATGAAGCTTTCAGTGCGCTTGATCCGCTGATCCGTAAAGATATGCAGGATGAGCTTTTAGACCTTCATGACTCTGTCGGCAAAACGATTATCTTCATCACGCATGACCTTGATGAAGCATTGCGCATCGGCGACAGAATCGTGCTGATGAAAGACGGTAACATCGTTCAGATCGGGACACCTGAAGAAATTCTAATGAGCCCGTCCAATGAATACGTTGAAAAATTCGTTGAAGACGTTGATTTATCTAAAGTTCTGACAGCGGGCCACATCATGAAGCGCGCTGAAACTGTGCGGATTGACAAAGGGCCTCGTGTAGCGCTGCAGCTGATGAAGAACTTAGGTATTTCTTCTATCTACGCCGTTGATAAACAAAAAAAGCTACTCGGCGTCATTCACGCGGCGGATGCGAAAAAAGCGGTCGAATCCGACTTATCGCTGCAGGATATTTTAAATACTGAATTTACGACTGTGCACGAAAGCACATACTTGACGGAAATTTTCGATGTCGTGTCCGATGCGAATATTCCGATCGCCGTCACGGACGATAAAGGCCGCATGAAAGGCATTGTCGTAAAAGGCGCATTAATCGGCGCGCTTTCAGGCAATAACGATTATATAAATGTTGAAGATTCTGCTGAACAAGCTCAGGATTCTTCTGTTCAGGGGGTGAAGTAA
- the opuAB gene encoding glycine/proline betaine ABC transporter permease subunit OpuAB: MDRLPRIPLADIVDRFVDWLTMTFGGFFDGISNGLAAFVNAIVSGLGYIPSILLTVIFAALAWWISTKGIALFTLIGFLVIDYLGYWSPMLQTLALVVTSVLISIIIGVPIGVWASQKETVRRIVTPILDLMQTMPAFVYLLPAIFFFNIGVVPGVVASVIFAMPPTIRMTVLGIKQVPADLIEATEAFGSTTSQRLFKVQLPLATKTILAGINQSIMLALSMVVIAAMVGAPGLGSEVYSAVTQLKTGVGVEAGIAIVIVAITLDRITQNIKVKKKSRGNA, from the coding sequence ATGGACAGATTGCCTAGAATTCCGTTAGCAGATATCGTTGACCGGTTTGTTGACTGGCTTACTATGACGTTCGGAGGTTTCTTTGACGGAATCTCAAACGGATTAGCCGCTTTCGTAAACGCGATTGTGAGCGGGTTGGGTTACATCCCGTCTATTTTATTAACTGTGATTTTTGCAGCCCTTGCTTGGTGGATCAGTACGAAAGGAATTGCACTCTTTACATTAATCGGATTCCTTGTTATTGATTATTTGGGCTATTGGTCGCCGATGCTGCAAACATTGGCGCTTGTCGTAACATCTGTTTTGATTTCCATTATTATCGGGGTTCCGATCGGCGTGTGGGCGTCTCAAAAAGAAACGGTCCGCCGCATTGTCACACCGATTCTCGATTTAATGCAGACCATGCCGGCCTTCGTATACCTGCTGCCTGCGATTTTCTTCTTTAATATCGGCGTTGTGCCGGGCGTTGTGGCATCTGTTATTTTCGCGATGCCTCCGACGATCCGCATGACGGTTCTCGGTATTAAACAAGTTCCGGCTGATCTGATTGAAGCGACGGAAGCATTCGGTTCAACGACGTCTCAGCGTCTGTTCAAGGTACAGCTTCCGCTTGCCACAAAAACGATTCTTGCCGGTATTAACCAAAGTATCATGCTTGCGTTATCAATGGTCGTTATCGCGGCCATGGTAGGTGCGCCGGGTCTCGGTTCTGAAGTATACAGCGCCGTGACACAATTGAAAACCGGTGTCGGAGTAGAAGCGGGTATCGCGATCGTTATCGTCGCGATTACGCTTGACCGTATTACGCAAAACATTAAAGTGAAGAAAAAGAGCAGGGGGAATGCCTGA
- a CDS encoding glycine betaine ABC transporter substrate-binding protein, protein MLKKIIGVGVTAALALSLAACGSQTDGQATAASQVNKTIIGIDPGSGIMALTDEAVKDYGLKDWNVVTASSAAMTATLKKSYDRKKPIIVTGWTPHWMFSRYKLKFLDDPKKTYGTAEQIHTITRTGFSKEQPNAVKVLSQFKWTQDDMGEVMIAVEEGEKPAKAAADYVKKHKDQVAQWTKGAHKVKGDKINLAYVAWDSEIASTNVVGKVLQDLGYDVKLTQVEAGPMWTAVATGSADASLSAWLPNTHKAYASKYKGKYEDVGTSLTGVKMGLVVPQYMKNVNSIEDLKK, encoded by the coding sequence ATGCTTAAGAAAATCATCGGTGTCGGCGTTACCGCTGCGCTGGCTCTTTCTTTGGCCGCCTGCGGTTCGCAGACTGATGGTCAAGCTACGGCTGCGTCCCAGGTGAACAAAACCATTATCGGTATTGACCCGGGTTCGGGAATCATGGCCTTAACTGATGAGGCCGTGAAGGATTACGGATTGAAAGACTGGAACGTCGTGACAGCATCAAGCGCCGCCATGACCGCGACATTGAAGAAATCATATGACCGGAAGAAGCCGATCATCGTAACGGGCTGGACGCCGCACTGGATGTTCTCCAGATATAAGCTGAAATTCCTTGATGATCCGAAAAAAACGTACGGAACTGCCGAGCAGATTCATACGATTACAAGAACCGGCTTCAGTAAGGAACAGCCTAACGCGGTCAAAGTTCTCAGCCAGTTCAAATGGACGCAGGACGATATGGGAGAAGTCATGATTGCCGTTGAAGAAGGCGAAAAGCCGGCCAAAGCCGCTGCTGATTACGTGAAAAAACATAAAGATCAAGTGGCTCAATGGACAAAAGGCGCTCATAAAGTAAAAGGTGATAAAATCAACCTGGCTTATGTGGCGTGGGACAGTGAAATTGCCAGTACCAATGTAGTCGGAAAGGTATTGCAAGACCTTGGCTATGACGTGAAGCTGACGCAAGTGGAGGCAGGCCCGATGTGGACTGCGGTTGCGACAGGCAGCGCGGATGCATCATTGTCTGCTTGGCTACCGAACACCCATAAAGCTTATGCGTCTAAATATAAAGGCAAATATGAAGATGTAGGAACGAGTCTGACAGGCGTCAAGATGGGTCTGGTCGTTCCTCAATATATGAAAAACGTCAATTCAATTGAAGATTTGAAGAAGTAA
- a CDS encoding M20 peptidase aminoacylase family protein has protein sequence MNRLTEHDKQVIMDIFNHLHAHPEVSWKEYQTTEYLTEKLKEAGCRTRTFDDCTGVIGEIGEGSLVVAVRADIDALWQEVDGVFQANHSCGHDSHMTMALGTMMLLKRQRKLPKGTIRFIFQPAEEKGGGALKMIEKGVLDDVDFLYGVHVRPVQETANGRCAPSILHGSSRHIEGMIIGEEAHGARPHLGLNSIEIAALLVQKLSFIHLDPGIPHSVKMTKLQAGGESSNIIPGKASFSLDLRAQTNAAMEKLTAETERACEAAAAAFGAKIELQKEHSLPAAERNKEAEAIMAAAISGILGEEHVDEPLVTTGGEDFHFYGLKVPNLKTTMLGLGCGLQPGLHHPHMTFDRSAIFTGVEILTAAVLASFEA, from the coding sequence ATGAACAGACTGACAGAGCATGATAAACAAGTCATTATGGATATTTTCAACCACCTGCACGCCCATCCCGAAGTAAGCTGGAAAGAATATCAAACAACTGAATATCTGACTGAAAAACTGAAAGAAGCAGGCTGCCGGACCCGCACGTTTGATGATTGTACCGGGGTGATCGGCGAAATCGGAGAAGGTTCACTTGTCGTGGCTGTCCGGGCGGATATTGACGCGCTGTGGCAGGAAGTGGACGGTGTCTTTCAGGCGAACCACTCATGCGGACATGATTCACATATGACCATGGCGCTCGGCACGATGATGCTTTTAAAGCGCCAGCGGAAGCTTCCGAAGGGCACCATCCGCTTTATTTTTCAGCCGGCTGAAGAAAAAGGCGGCGGAGCGCTGAAAATGATTGAAAAAGGAGTGCTCGATGATGTTGACTTCTTATACGGAGTGCACGTACGCCCCGTACAGGAAACGGCAAACGGCCGATGCGCGCCGTCCATTCTGCACGGCTCAAGCCGGCATATCGAAGGCATGATTATCGGAGAAGAAGCCCACGGCGCGAGACCGCATCTCGGTCTTAACAGTATCGAAATCGCCGCCCTTCTCGTGCAAAAGCTGAGCTTCATTCATCTTGATCCCGGCATCCCGCATTCCGTGAAGATGACAAAGCTTCAGGCAGGCGGAGAGAGTTCCAATATCATCCCGGGAAAAGCATCCTTCAGCCTTGATCTCCGCGCACAAACCAATGCCGCCATGGAAAAACTGACCGCTGAAACAGAAAGAGCCTGCGAGGCGGCGGCTGCCGCATTCGGCGCAAAAATTGAACTGCAAAAAGAACACAGCCTCCCGGCAGCCGAGCGGAACAAAGAAGCGGAAGCCATCATGGCGGCTGCGATAAGCGGCATTCTCGGAGAAGAACATGTTGATGAGCCTCTTGTGACGACCGGAGGGGAGGATTTTCACTTTTATGGGTTGAAGGTGCCGAACTTGAAAACGACGATGCTCGGTCTTGGGTGCGGGCTGCAGCCGGGGCTTCACCATCCCCATATGACATTTGACCGAAGCGCCATCTTTACCGGCGTCGAGATATTAACGGCCGCCGTCCTCGCATCGTTTGAAGCATAA
- a CDS encoding DUF6773 family protein, translated as MNQRRNRLSNVNGKNESVREKERMIWSEVGMLMGTLSLLDIIVRGLVLNCPFREWAGSLAVFFIIIVYYCIRAAASGILLPAIHSEAALKKQIRRQMGETLAVAVIITLITMYDQGIPHHFTGWLKLIALFLVCSIFIFLIRYVAVRLIYRRSRKKS; from the coding sequence ATCAATCAGCGTAGGAACAGACTTTCAAACGTGAATGGAAAGAATGAGAGTGTGAGAGAGAAAGAACGAATGATTTGGTCAGAAGTCGGAATGCTTATGGGCACACTGTCTTTGCTTGACATCATAGTACGCGGACTTGTCCTGAACTGTCCGTTTAGGGAATGGGCCGGAAGCTTGGCGGTTTTCTTCATTATAATCGTTTATTATTGCATCAGAGCAGCTGCATCGGGGATTTTGCTGCCGGCTATTCATTCTGAAGCAGCATTGAAAAAACAAATCAGACGGCAAATGGGAGAAACGCTTGCCGTTGCCGTTATCATTACGCTGATCACCATGTATGACCAAGGAATCCCGCATCACTTTACAGGGTGGCTGAAATTGATTGCATTATTTCTCGTATGTAGCATCTTCATATTTCTGATCCGTTATGTTGCAGTAAGGCTGATTTATAGAAGATCTCGCAAAAAAAGCTGA
- a CDS encoding RDD family protein codes for MNYANIGERMAAFLVDLLLMYLFILLVPITLYAGRPLSTSFFFIFTGLIVLCYILMPLTPLEGTIGAYIFKLKVVKAHDGSRISFGQAVGRFFVSLLHFLSVLPFITVHFTEKAQAVHDMAAGTAVLRKSPDVQSSEPLPDAGKFYYRIPAVLLDVIIIVSVILYIAKLTDEALWAVLISEFVMIILYPMLMPLTKMKGTIGLFIFRLRVADEKSRGNISFKQAFIRYFTIFVYCASPLLYFLFLFKNRSQSVHDLAAHTYIAQARSKSANI; via the coding sequence ATGAATTATGCAAATATAGGTGAACGGATGGCGGCTTTTTTGGTTGACCTTCTGCTCATGTACCTATTCATTCTGCTTGTGCCAATCACCTTATATGCCGGAAGACCGCTGAGCACTTCTTTTTTCTTCATTTTTACCGGCTTGATTGTGCTTTGCTATATTTTGATGCCGCTTACTCCGCTTGAAGGAACGATCGGCGCTTACATCTTTAAACTGAAGGTGGTAAAAGCGCATGATGGGAGCAGAATTTCATTCGGGCAAGCTGTCGGCAGATTTTTTGTTTCCCTTCTTCACTTTCTCTCTGTTCTGCCATTTATTACGGTGCACTTTACAGAAAAAGCGCAGGCAGTTCACGATATGGCGGCCGGCACCGCAGTTCTCAGGAAATCACCGGATGTCCAGTCATCCGAACCGCTTCCCGATGCCGGAAAGTTCTATTATCGCATTCCGGCTGTCCTGTTAGATGTGATTATCATTGTATCAGTCATCCTTTATATCGCGAAACTGACCGATGAAGCCTTGTGGGCCGTGCTGATCTCTGAATTTGTGATGATTATTCTGTATCCGATGCTGATGCCGCTTACAAAAATGAAAGGAACGATCGGACTGTTCATTTTCAGGCTGCGTGTCGCCGATGAAAAGTCCCGCGGGAACATTTCTTTTAAGCAGGCATTTATCCGCTATTTTACGATCTTCGTGTATTGCGCGAGCCCGCTGTTATACTTTTTGTTTCTCTTTAAAAATCGCTCACAGAGTGTACATGATTTAGCCGCTCATACATACATTGCACAAGCACGGTCAAAATCGGCCAACATATAA
- a CDS encoding L-lactate dehydrogenase, giving the protein MMNERVNKVALIGAGFVGSSYAFALINQGITDELVIIDVNKEKAMGDVMDLNHGKAFAPHPVKTSYGTYEDCKDSDIVCICAGANQKPGETRLELVEKNLAIFKSIVGEVMASGFDGIFLVATNPVDILTYATWKFSGLPKERVIGSGTTLDSARFRYMLSEYFGAAPQNVHAHIIGEHGDTELPVWSHANIGGVPVQQLLEKNAAYKQDELDQIVEDVKNAAYHIIEKKGATYYGVAMSLARITKAILRNENSILTVSTYLDGQYGVNDVFIGIPAVVNRNGIAGVTELELNETEQAQFSRSANVLKDILAPHFAE; this is encoded by the coding sequence ATGATGAACGAACGAGTGAACAAAGTAGCATTAATCGGAGCAGGTTTTGTTGGAAGCAGTTATGCATTTGCGCTAATTAACCAAGGGATCACGGATGAGCTTGTGATCATTGATGTAAATAAAGAAAAAGCAATGGGAGATGTCATGGATTTAAACCACGGAAAGGCATTTGCGCCTCATCCGGTAAAAACGTCTTACGGCACATATGAGGATTGCAAGGATTCCGATATTGTGTGCATTTGTGCCGGAGCCAACCAAAAACCGGGCGAAACGAGACTTGAGCTGGTCGAAAAAAATCTCGCCATTTTCAAAAGCATTGTCGGTGAAGTCATGGCAAGCGGATTTGACGGCATCTTCCTCGTTGCCACAAACCCGGTCGATATTCTTACTTATGCGACGTGGAAATTCAGCGGCCTGCCGAAAGAACGCGTCATCGGCAGCGGTACGACACTTGATTCTGCGAGATTCCGTTATATGCTGAGTGAATACTTCGGTGCCGCCCCGCAAAACGTACACGCCCACATTATCGGCGAGCACGGAGATACCGAGCTTCCTGTATGGAGTCACGCCAATATCGGCGGAGTGCCGGTGCAGCAATTACTGGAGAAAAATGCAGCTTACAAGCAGGACGAGCTGGATCAGATCGTTGAAGATGTGAAAAACGCGGCCTACCATATTATTGAGAAAAAAGGCGCGACATATTACGGAGTGGCGATGAGCCTCGCCCGCATCACAAAAGCGATTTTGCGTAATGAAAACAGCATTTTGACCGTCAGCACATATTTGGACGGGCAATACGGAGTCAACGATGTCTTTATCGGCATTCCGGCCGTCGTCAATCGGAACGGCATCGCCGGTGTGACGGAACTTGAGCTGAATGAAACAGAACAGGCTCAATTCAGCCGCAGTGCAAACGTGCTGAAAGATATTCTCGCTCCGCATTTTGCAGAGTAA
- a CDS encoding MDR family MFS transporter, with protein sequence MEQTAAKDASTKFVVIGLLLGILMSAMDNTIVATAMGNIAADLGSFDKFAWVTASYMVAVMAGMPIYGKLSDMYGRKRFFLFGLILFLIGSALCGIAQTMDQLIIYRVIQGIGGGALMPIAFTIIFDLFPPEKRGKMSGMFGAVFGLSSVLGPLLGALITDSISWHWVFYINVPIGILSLFFILRYYKESLEHKKQKIDWAGAITLVVSIVGLMFALELGGKTYDWNSVQIIGLFAVFAVFFIAFFIVERKAEEPIISFWMFKNRLFATAQILAFLYGATFVILAVFIPIFVQAVYGSTATSAGFILTPMMIGSVIGSMIGGIFQTKVRFRNLMLISVVAFFIGMLLLSNMTPDTARTMLTVFMLISGFGVGFNFSLLPAASMNDLEPRYRGSANSTNSFLRSFGMTLGVTIFGTIQTNVFTNKLTDSFSGMKGAGGAMQNIGNSQEIFQAGTRAHIPPQILDKIIDAMSQSITYVFTLALVPIVIAAVTVLFMGKARVKTSQEMAKKAN encoded by the coding sequence ATGGAACAAACAGCCGCGAAGGACGCCTCGACAAAGTTTGTCGTCATCGGTCTTTTGCTGGGCATTTTAATGTCGGCTATGGATAATACAATCGTTGCCACTGCGATGGGAAATATCGCGGCGGACCTCGGAAGTTTCGATAAGTTCGCGTGGGTGACGGCATCATACATGGTAGCCGTTATGGCCGGTATGCCGATTTACGGAAAACTGTCCGATATGTACGGACGGAAACGTTTCTTTTTATTCGGTCTTATTCTTTTCTTAATCGGATCCGCATTATGCGGAATCGCCCAAACAATGGACCAGCTCATTATTTACCGCGTCATTCAGGGAATCGGCGGAGGCGCGCTGATGCCGATCGCCTTCACGATTATTTTTGATTTATTTCCGCCGGAAAAACGCGGAAAAATGTCGGGTATGTTCGGTGCCGTTTTCGGCCTGTCCAGCGTTCTCGGGCCGCTTTTAGGCGCGCTCATTACCGACTCCATCAGCTGGCACTGGGTGTTTTACATCAACGTGCCGATCGGCATTTTATCACTGTTCTTCATTCTTCGTTATTATAAAGAATCACTTGAGCACAAGAAGCAGAAAATCGACTGGGCCGGCGCGATTACGCTGGTGGTTTCCATTGTCGGTCTGATGTTCGCTCTTGAGCTCGGCGGAAAAACATATGATTGGAACTCCGTTCAGATCATCGGTCTGTTCGCTGTGTTCGCCGTGTTCTTTATCGCCTTTTTTATTGTGGAAAGAAAAGCGGAAGAACCGATTATTTCATTTTGGATGTTTAAAAACCGTTTATTTGCCACCGCTCAGATTTTGGCTTTCCTTTACGGAGCCACATTTGTGATTTTGGCGGTGTTTATCCCGATTTTCGTTCAGGCTGTGTACGGCAGCACCGCGACGAGCGCGGGCTTTATTTTGACGCCGATGATGATCGGTTCTGTTATCGGAAGTATGATCGGCGGGATTTTCCAAACGAAAGTGCGGTTCCGTAATTTGATGCTGATTTCCGTGGTCGCTTTCTTTATCGGAATGCTGCTGCTTTCGAATATGACTCCGGATACGGCGCGTACGATGCTGACGGTATTCATGCTGATCTCCGGATTCGGCGTCGGCTTCAACTTCTCATTGCTGCCGGCAGCGTCCATGAACGACCTTGAGCCGCGCTACCGCGGAAGCGCCAACTCAACAAACTCGTTCTTAAGATCATTCGGCATGACGCTCGGTGTGACGATTTTCGGAACCATCCAGACGAATGTATTTACAAACAAGCTGACAGATTCTTTCAGCGGCATGAAAGGAGCGGGCGGCGCGATGCAGAACATCGGAAATTCCCAGGAAATCTTCCAGGCCGGCACGCGCGCTCATATTCCGCCGCAGATTCTGGATAAAATTATTGACGCAATGTCGCAAAGCATCACATATGTATTTACCCTTGCTCTGGTGCCGATCGTCATTGCAGCCGTTACCGTTTTGTTTATGGGAAAAGCGAGAGTGAAAACCTCTCAGGAAATGGCGAAAAAAGCGAATTAA
- a CDS encoding MarR family transcriptional regulator, giving the protein MSTRNTRSETEETAIQLFRKMATRTILFHQAAAQSLGLFPTDLKSADILNEAGPMTAGELGKKTGLSTGSVTALIDRLEKAGYVMRKKDPEDKRRVIIVPLTAGKANVKQLFSSLSQSTVSLCRQYKEEELHLIFDFLKKVTDIMEDELEKLK; this is encoded by the coding sequence TTGTCAACAAGAAATACCAGAAGCGAGACGGAGGAAACCGCCATACAGTTATTCCGGAAGATGGCCACAAGGACAATCCTTTTTCATCAGGCGGCCGCTCAATCTCTCGGTCTGTTTCCGACCGATTTGAAATCAGCTGATATTTTAAATGAAGCAGGCCCGATGACCGCGGGTGAGCTTGGGAAAAAAACCGGCCTCAGCACAGGCTCGGTAACGGCGCTCATTGACCGGCTTGAAAAAGCGGGATATGTCATGAGGAAAAAAGATCCCGAAGACAAACGGCGGGTGATCATTGTGCCGCTGACAGCGGGAAAAGCGAATGTGAAGCAATTGTTCAGCTCCTTATCCCAGTCCACGGTCAGCCTTTGCCGGCAATATAAAGAAGAAGAATTGCATCTGATATTCGATTTTCTCAAAAAAGTGACGGATATTATGGAAGATGAACTTGAGAAATTAAAATAA
- a CDS encoding MerR family transcriptional regulator: MKVDGALAGTKEVFISLRRTFSNGKQLNLKRFILGLYEKTTNNTQQVTFISDNFLDYRRCNLFLANNPKELNKKETKIKLKKLAKKIPVIDKSGTPAPMNNSKIFFTTREISEKIGTDQWNIRKWAKVHNIVPKKNKAGQLLFTKEQFDLFSKLKNTSKRLNSQEQPDTKSHNKQLETYNIFHGLTNKQVVAINQNTGKTDYTFKDINEFNLLRKIFKNID, encoded by the coding sequence TTGAAGGTAGATGGAGCCTTAGCAGGGACAAAAGAGGTTTTTATTTCGTTACGACGGACGTTTAGTAATGGTAAGCAGTTAAACTTAAAACGTTTTATACTTGGGCTTTATGAAAAAACAACTAATAACACTCAACAAGTAACATTTATTTCAGATAACTTCCTAGACTATAGAAGGTGTAACCTTTTCTTAGCAAATAACCCTAAAGAGTTAAACAAAAAAGAAACAAAAATAAAGCTTAAAAAACTGGCAAAAAAAATACCTGTTATTGATAAGAGCGGTACACCAGCTCCAATGAATAATTCCAAAATTTTTTTTACAACTAGAGAAATCAGCGAAAAAATAGGCACAGACCAATGGAATATTAGAAAATGGGCAAAGGTACATAATATTGTACCTAAAAAAAATAAAGCAGGACAATTATTATTCACGAAAGAACAATTTGATTTATTTTCGAAACTTAAAAATACAAGCAAACGGTTAAATTCTCAAGAACAACCTGATACTAAATCACACAATAAACAACTTGAAACTTATAATATCTTTCACGGTCTAACCAACAAACAGGTTGTCGCTATTAATCAGAATACAGGAAAGACTGACTACACGTTCAAAGACATCAATGAATTCAATTTACTAAGAAAAATTTTCAAAAATATCGATTGA